Below is a window of Spirochaetia bacterium 38H-sp DNA.
CATACCGCAGGCTCCTGTAAGTGATGAGGCGCGCAAGCACAACCAGAGCCTCCCCGGGCAGGGCGGTGTGTACAACCTGGTAAACTTCCAGCTGTACCACTATGCGGGGAATAATCCGGTTAAGTATGTGGATCCCACGGGGATGTGGATTGATAACGGGGATGGAACATATACAGTAGAGACCGGAGATACTTTATATAGCCTGGCAAAATTGACTACAGGGGATGGGAAAAATTGGGTAAATTATGGCTACACTGAAGAGCAAGCCAAGAATTTAAAGGTAGGTGATATAGTAAATGCCAGAGTGTTTTCTAGTGAAGATGAAGCGGCAAAGGCTTGGTCAGCTTCATATATGGGTGCTTCGATTTCAGCAGATGTTGAATATGGTTCTACTATTTACACCGTAAAAACACCTGATGGAAGTATTAAGTACTCATATACTAATCCGGTAGTTGGAACCGTTAATACGGTATCTCCAAGTTGGCCGACAGATCGTTCAAAAGTAGTAGCTTTTATACATTCTCATGGTGCTTCAACTACAGGGTTTTTGGATTATCAGTTTTCTAATGTTACAACAGTTTCAGGAACGAGGAATGGTGATATACCTTATGCTGATTACTATGGGATCAATGGATACCTTGTTCGCCCGGATCTTGTGATACTTAAATATATTGTGGGGTCTAAGTCAACTGTCACTGTGCCTTGATGATAGGAGGATTGAAGTGAAGAAGATATTAATTATTGCATTTGTATTTTTCTTTCCGATATGTATTGCTTTATTGGGAGGACCCATGCCTGGAGATGTCTATACAATTGATGGTGAAGTAGTGCAAGCTATTGAAGTAGCTTTTGATAGGTATTGTGTTATGACAACGGCGGAAAAAATATTAAATAACTATGAATTTTCTGTAAAGGTAGAATTGAATCAAATATTAGTTGATATAACAGTAAAAGGCCCAGTTTTAGGT
It encodes the following:
- a CDS encoding DUF4329 domain-containing protein; translation: IPQAPVSDEARKHNQSLPGQGGVYNLVNFQLYHYAGNNPVKYVDPTGMWIDNGDGTYTVETGDTLYSLAKLTTGDGKNWVNYGYTEEQAKNLKVGDIVNARVFSSEDEAAKAWSASYMGASISADVEYGSTIYTVKTPDGSIKYSYTNPVVGTVNTVSPSWPTDRSKVVAFIHSHGASTTGFLDYQFSNVTTVSGTRNGDIPYADYYGINGYLVRPDLVILKYIVGSKSTVTVP